Proteins from one Mycobacterium sp. EPa45 genomic window:
- a CDS encoding MFS transporter, translating to MRLEPAALAKTTNKYIPSWLPSPRFFAAVTAIGGMQLLATMDSTVAIVALPKIQDELALSDAGRSWVITAYVLTFGGLMLLGGRLGDTIGRKRTFIVGVALFTIASILCGVAWDEATLVIARLLQGVGAAIASPTGLALVATTFPKGPARNAATAVFAAMTGIGSVMGLVVGGALVEVSWRLAFLVNVPIGLLMIYLARNTLRETHRERMKMDAAGALLATVGCTAAVFGFAQAPENGWLSPITLAAGAAAAVAFVAFVFVERRAVNPVVPFTLFRDRNRLATFAAIFLAGGVMFTLTVLIGLYVQDIMGYSALHAGIGFIPFVIALGIGLGASSQLVSYFPPRILVIAGGVLVLGAMIYGSTLNGGIPYFPNLVLPITVGGFGIGMIVVPLTVSAIAGVGFDQIGPVSAIALMLQNLGGPVVLAIIQAVITSRTLYLGGTTGPVKKMDSAQLHALDQGYTYGLLWVAAVAVIVGAVALFIGYTAQQVAHAQEVKEAIDAGEL from the coding sequence ATGCGCCTCGAGCCGGCAGCTTTGGCTAAGACCACCAACAAGTACATCCCGAGCTGGCTGCCCTCGCCCCGTTTCTTCGCCGCGGTGACCGCGATCGGCGGCATGCAGTTGCTGGCCACGATGGACAGCACCGTGGCGATCGTGGCTCTGCCCAAGATCCAGGACGAGCTGGCCCTGTCCGACGCGGGCCGCAGCTGGGTCATCACCGCCTACGTACTGACGTTCGGCGGCTTGATGCTCCTCGGCGGCCGCCTCGGCGACACGATCGGCCGCAAGCGCACCTTCATCGTCGGCGTCGCGTTGTTCACCATCGCGTCCATCCTGTGCGGCGTCGCGTGGGACGAGGCGACGCTGGTGATCGCCCGGCTGCTGCAAGGTGTCGGCGCGGCGATCGCGTCGCCGACCGGACTTGCCTTGGTGGCCACCACATTTCCGAAGGGGCCGGCACGCAATGCCGCGACCGCGGTGTTCGCGGCGATGACCGGTATCGGCTCGGTGATGGGCCTGGTCGTCGGCGGTGCGCTGGTGGAAGTGTCCTGGCGGCTGGCGTTCCTGGTGAACGTGCCGATCGGCCTGCTGATGATCTACCTGGCTCGCAACACCCTGCGCGAAACCCACCGTGAGCGGATGAAGATGGATGCTGCCGGCGCGCTGCTGGCCACCGTCGGCTGCACCGCGGCGGTCTTCGGCTTCGCCCAGGCCCCCGAGAACGGCTGGCTTTCGCCCATCACCTTGGCCGCAGGCGCGGCGGCCGCAGTGGCGTTCGTCGCGTTCGTGTTCGTCGAGCGCCGCGCCGTCAATCCCGTGGTGCCGTTCACCCTGTTCCGCGACCGCAACCGGCTCGCCACCTTTGCAGCGATCTTCCTCGCCGGCGGCGTGATGTTCACGCTGACGGTGCTGATCGGGCTGTACGTGCAGGACATCATGGGCTACAGCGCGCTGCATGCGGGCATCGGGTTCATCCCGTTCGTGATCGCGCTCGGCATCGGTCTGGGCGCGTCCTCGCAGCTGGTGTCGTACTTCCCGCCGCGAATCCTGGTGATCGCCGGTGGCGTGCTGGTGCTCGGCGCGATGATCTACGGCTCCACGCTCAACGGCGGCATCCCGTACTTCCCGAACCTCGTCCTGCCGATCACCGTTGGTGGCTTCGGCATCGGCATGATCGTCGTACCGCTGACCGTGTCGGCCATCGCCGGTGTGGGCTTCGACCAGATCGGCCCGGTGTCGGCGATCGCGCTGATGCTGCAGAACCTCGGCGGTCCCGTCGTGCTGGCGATCATCCAGGCCGTCATCACCTCGCGCACCCTGTATCTGGGCGGCACCACCGGACCGGTGAAGAAGATGGACTCCGCGCAATTGCACGCCCTTGACCAGGGCTACACGTACGGGCTGCTGTGGGTCGCCGCGGTCGCGGTGATCGTCGGCGCCGTCGCGCTGTTCATCGGCTATACCGCCCAGCAGGTCGCGCACGCCCAGGAAGTCAAAGAAGCGATCGACGCCGGCGAGCTGTAA
- the cobO gene encoding cob(I)yrinic acid a,c-diamide adenosyltransferase, whose product MPQGQPLAVPDDGLTTRARRNTPVLAVHTGPGKGKSTAAFGMALRAWNAGMSVAVFQFVKSAKWKVGEESAFAALGRLHDEQGLGGAVEWHKMGSGWSWTRKTGSDDDHAAAAAEGWTEIAGRLADQRHDFYVLDEFTYPLKWGWVAVDEVVDVLLNRPGGQHVVITGRDAPQRLIDAADLVTEMTKIKHPMDAGRKGQRGIEW is encoded by the coding sequence ATGCCGCAGGGTCAGCCGCTCGCCGTGCCCGATGACGGGCTGACCACCCGGGCCCGCCGCAACACTCCGGTGCTGGCGGTGCACACCGGCCCGGGTAAGGGAAAATCCACCGCCGCCTTCGGGATGGCGTTGCGGGCATGGAACGCCGGGATGAGTGTGGCGGTGTTCCAGTTCGTCAAGAGCGCCAAGTGGAAAGTCGGGGAGGAGTCGGCGTTCGCCGCGCTTGGCCGGCTGCACGACGAGCAGGGGCTCGGCGGCGCAGTGGAATGGCACAAGATGGGCTCGGGCTGGTCCTGGACTCGCAAGACCGGGTCAGACGATGACCATGCGGCGGCCGCGGCCGAAGGGTGGACCGAAATCGCCGGCCGGTTGGCCGACCAACGCCACGACTTCTATGTGCTGGACGAGTTCACCTATCCGCTCAAATGGGGCTGGGTTGCCGTAGACGAAGTAGTCGACGTCCTGCTGAATCGGCCCGGTGGCCAGCACGTGGTGATCACCGGACGAGACGCCCCGCAACGCCTGATCGATGCGGCCGATCTGGTGACCGAGATGACCAAGATCAAACACCCGATGGACGCCGGCCGCAAAGGCCAGCGCGGTATTGAGTGGTAA
- the cobA gene encoding uroporphyrinogen-III C-methyltransferase, translating to MTENAYLVGLRLAGKKVVVIGGGTVAQRRIPLLMADDADVHVIARAATPAVEVLTTTNPGITLQLRDYRDGDLEGAWYAIAATDDAQVNAAVVAEAERRQIFCVRADNAREGSAVTPASFAYDGLLVGVLAGGEHRRSAAIRSAIHEAFQQGLIAAEHPDDVTPGSVALVGGGPGDPELITVRGRRLLARADVVVADRLAPPELLAELGPHVEVIDAAKIPYGRAMAQEAINKVLIERAREGRFVVRLKGGDPFVFARGYEEVLACAEAGIPVTVVPGVTSAISVPAMAGVPVTHRAVNHEFVVVSGHLAPDHPESLVNWNALAQLSGTLVLLMAVERIELFAEALISGGRPAETPVLVVQHGTTAAERVVRTTLRDAPDRIRADGIRPPAIVVIGPVVGLPGAFGL from the coding sequence GTGACCGAGAACGCCTACCTCGTCGGCTTACGCCTGGCCGGCAAGAAGGTCGTCGTGATCGGCGGCGGCACGGTGGCTCAGCGCCGGATCCCGCTCTTGATGGCCGATGACGCCGACGTGCACGTGATCGCGCGGGCCGCGACGCCTGCCGTCGAGGTCCTGACGACAACGAATCCCGGCATCACTCTGCAGTTGCGCGATTATCGCGACGGCGACCTCGAGGGCGCCTGGTATGCCATCGCCGCCACCGACGACGCGCAAGTCAACGCGGCCGTCGTCGCCGAGGCGGAGCGCAGGCAGATCTTCTGCGTACGCGCCGACAACGCCAGGGAGGGCAGCGCCGTCACCCCGGCTTCGTTCGCCTACGACGGACTGCTGGTCGGTGTGCTCGCCGGTGGGGAACACCGCCGCTCGGCCGCCATCCGCTCCGCGATCCACGAAGCCTTCCAGCAGGGGCTGATCGCCGCCGAGCACCCCGACGACGTCACGCCCGGGAGCGTCGCGCTGGTCGGCGGTGGTCCCGGCGACCCCGAGCTGATCACCGTGCGCGGCCGACGGCTGCTGGCACGCGCCGACGTCGTCGTCGCCGACCGGCTGGCGCCGCCGGAACTGCTCGCCGAACTCGGGCCGCATGTGGAGGTGATCGACGCCGCGAAGATCCCGTACGGACGCGCGATGGCCCAGGAAGCCATAAACAAAGTTCTTATAGAACGCGCTCGGGAGGGGCGCTTCGTGGTCCGCCTCAAGGGCGGCGACCCGTTCGTGTTCGCGCGCGGATACGAAGAAGTTCTCGCCTGTGCGGAGGCCGGGATACCGGTCACGGTCGTACCCGGTGTGACCAGTGCCATATCGGTTCCGGCGATGGCCGGGGTGCCGGTCACGCATCGTGCCGTCAACCACGAATTCGTCGTGGTCAGCGGCCATTTGGCACCCGATCATCCGGAATCGTTAGTGAATTGGAATGCGCTGGCGCAATTGTCGGGAACGCTGGTTTTGTTGATGGCGGTCGAACGCATCGAGTTGTTTGCCGAAGCACTGATCTCGGGCGGCCGACCTGCGGAAACACCGGTGCTTGTCGTGCAACACGGCACCACGGCCGCCGAACGGGTTGTCCGGACCACGCTGCGTGATGCGCCGGATCGGATTCGCGCCGACGGTATTAGGCCCCCGGCGATTGTTGTGATCGGCCCCGTTGTAGGCCTTCCCGGGGCTTTCGGCCTTTAA
- the mqo gene encoding malate dehydrogenase (quinone), producing the protein MSDTTKTDVVLVGAGIMSATLGALLRLVQPDWSITLVERLDAAAAESSDPWNNAGTGHSALCELNYTPEKADGSIDIAKAINVNEQFQVTRQFWSYAHEHGILPDVRSFLNPIPHVSFVQGAEHVDYLRRRRETLVRNPLFATMEFIDDPDEFTRRLPLMAKGRDFSEPVGLNWTQDGTDVDFGSLTRQLLAFGTERGMSTLFGHDVVDLHKESGGGWTVKVHNRRTGQKRKLSAKFVFVGAGGGALPLLQKAGISEAKGFGGFPVSGQWLRTGNAELAAAHQAKVYGLPPLGAPPMSVPHLDTRVINGRSWLLFGPFAGWSPKFLKEGKITDLPLSVKPNNLASMIGVGLTEMGLLKYLIGQLALSEADRVDNLREFAPTARDSDWELDIAGQRVQVIRRDSKKLGVLEFGTTVLAAADGSIAGLLGASPGASTAVPAMIEVLERCFADRYQSWLPKLKEMVPSLGVKLSENPDLFGEVWAHGTKVLGLESATHAGRAAQVAGPDRTPVASDSGDPEPAGVV; encoded by the coding sequence GTGTCAGATACCACCAAGACCGATGTCGTATTGGTTGGCGCGGGAATCATGAGCGCCACGCTGGGTGCCCTGCTTCGGCTGGTCCAGCCGGACTGGTCGATCACCCTGGTCGAACGCCTGGATGCGGCCGCCGCCGAGAGCTCTGATCCGTGGAACAACGCCGGCACCGGCCACTCCGCGCTGTGCGAACTCAACTACACGCCGGAGAAGGCCGACGGCAGCATCGACATCGCCAAGGCCATCAACGTCAACGAGCAGTTCCAGGTCACCCGTCAATTCTGGAGCTACGCCCACGAGCACGGCATCCTGCCGGACGTCCGCAGCTTCTTGAACCCGATCCCGCACGTCAGCTTCGTGCAGGGTGCCGAGCACGTCGACTACCTTCGCCGGCGTCGCGAGACCCTGGTGCGCAACCCGCTGTTCGCCACGATGGAGTTCATCGACGACCCCGACGAGTTCACCCGCCGCCTGCCGCTGATGGCCAAGGGCCGCGACTTCTCCGAACCGGTCGGGTTGAACTGGACCCAGGACGGCACCGACGTCGACTTCGGATCCCTGACCCGCCAACTGCTCGCATTCGGCACCGAGCGAGGCATGTCGACGTTGTTCGGCCACGACGTGGTCGATCTGCACAAGGAGTCCGGCGGCGGCTGGACGGTCAAGGTCCACAATCGGCGCACCGGCCAGAAGCGCAAGTTGTCGGCGAAGTTCGTATTCGTCGGCGCCGGCGGCGGTGCTCTTCCGCTGTTGCAGAAGGCCGGCATCTCCGAAGCCAAGGGTTTCGGCGGCTTCCCGGTCAGCGGTCAGTGGCTACGCACCGGCAACGCCGAACTGGCCGCGGCGCACCAGGCCAAGGTTTACGGCCTGCCGCCGCTCGGTGCCCCGCCGATGTCGGTGCCACACCTGGACACCCGCGTCATCAACGGCCGCTCCTGGCTGCTGTTCGGCCCGTTCGCCGGTTGGTCGCCGAAGTTCCTCAAGGAGGGCAAAATCACCGACCTGCCGTTGTCGGTCAAGCCCAACAACCTCGCCTCGATGATCGGCGTCGGGCTCACCGAGATGGGTCTGCTGAAGTACCTGATCGGCCAGCTGGCGCTCAGCGAAGCCGACCGTGTCGACAACCTCCGCGAATTCGCGCCCACTGCAAGGGATTCCGACTGGGAGCTGGATATCGCCGGTCAGCGAGTGCAGGTTATCCGCCGCGACTCCAAGAAGCTCGGCGTGCTCGAATTCGGCACCACCGTACTGGCGGCCGCCGACGGTTCGATCGCCGGCCTGCTCGGCGCGTCCCCGGGCGCCTCCACCGCGGTCCCCGCGATGATCGAGGTTCTGGAGCGCTGCTTCGCCGACCGCTACCAGAGCTGGCTGCCCAAGCTCAAAGAGATGGTGCCCTCGCTGGGCGTCAAACTGTCGGAGAACCCGGACCTGTTCGGTGAAGTGTGGGCGCACGGCACCAAAGTGCTCGGACTGGAGAGCGCAACCCACGCCGGCCGGGCCGCGCAGGTTGCCGGCCCCGACCGCACACCCGTCGCTTCGGATTCCGGTGACCCGGAACCCGCGGGAGTGGTGTGA
- a CDS encoding alpha/beta hydrolase: protein MALGPDPDGEGDLFATLVRRADGEPAQHTVLAVHGFTDYFFNTDLADHFAGAGFRFYALDQHKCGRSWRDGQTPHFTTDLARYDRELERAVAVIATENPGTTMLVYGHSAGGLIVSLWLNRVRRRNATAALSLGGLVLNSPWLDLHGPAILRTGLTSTAIGAMSRVRKTRVVRRTTKGGYGLTLHRDYDGEFDYNLQWKPLGGFPVTFGWIHAIRRGHATLHRGLDVGVPNLVLRSDHSVTESADAASMQRGDAVLDVTQIARWAGCIGNRTTVVPIRDAKHDVFLSLAEPRAESYRELSGWLSFYRTHLASAASAAGRS from the coding sequence ATGGCCTTGGGGCCGGACCCCGACGGTGAGGGCGATCTGTTCGCCACTCTGGTGCGGCGCGCCGACGGTGAGCCGGCCCAGCACACCGTGCTGGCGGTGCACGGATTCACCGATTACTTCTTCAACACCGACCTGGCCGACCACTTCGCCGGCGCCGGGTTCCGGTTCTATGCGCTGGATCAACACAAGTGCGGCCGGTCCTGGCGGGACGGGCAGACCCCGCACTTCACCACCGACCTGGCCCGCTACGACCGCGAGTTGGAACGGGCAGTGGCGGTGATCGCGACCGAGAATCCCGGCACGACGATGCTGGTCTACGGGCACTCCGCCGGCGGGTTGATCGTGTCGCTGTGGCTCAACCGGGTACGACGCCGCAACGCGACGGCAGCGCTGTCGCTCGGCGGCCTGGTGTTGAACAGTCCGTGGCTGGACTTGCACGGTCCGGCGATTCTGCGCACGGGGCTGACCTCGACGGCGATCGGCGCGATGTCGCGGGTCCGTAAGACCCGGGTGGTGCGCCGCACGACGAAGGGTGGCTACGGGTTGACGCTGCACCGCGACTACGACGGCGAGTTCGACTACAACCTCCAATGGAAGCCCCTGGGCGGCTTCCCGGTGACGTTCGGCTGGATTCATGCGATCCGCCGCGGCCACGCCACGTTGCACCGCGGCCTGGATGTCGGTGTGCCGAACCTGGTCCTGCGCTCGGACCACAGCGTCACCGAGAGCGCCGACGCGGCGAGCATGCAGCGCGGTGACGCGGTGCTCGACGTCACTCAGATCGCCCGCTGGGCAGGATGTATCGGCAACCGCACGACGGTGGTTCCGATCCGCGACGCCAAACACGATGTGTTCCTGTCGCTGGCCGAGCCGCGCGCAGAGTCCTACCGCGAACTGTCCGGCTGGCTGAGTTTCTATCGTACGCACCTGGCGTCGGCCGCATCGGCCGCCGGTCGGAGTTAA
- a CDS encoding GNAT family N-acetyltransferase gives MTVAVRRSWAKDLDAATLYELLKLRVEVFVVEQACPYPELDGRDLLAETRHFWLEQPDGTVIATLRLMEEHAGGEKAFRIGRVCTQRAARGQGHTTRLMQAALADVGDHACRINAQTYLVDMYANHGFVVDGAEFLEDGIPHVPMMRPAAPILAEKP, from the coding sequence GTGACGGTCGCCGTACGCCGCTCCTGGGCCAAGGACCTCGACGCGGCCACCCTCTACGAGCTGCTGAAGCTTCGGGTCGAGGTGTTCGTCGTCGAACAGGCCTGCCCCTACCCGGAACTCGACGGCCGCGACCTGCTGGCCGAAACCCGGCACTTCTGGCTGGAGCAACCCGACGGCACGGTGATCGCCACGCTGCGGCTGATGGAGGAGCACGCCGGCGGGGAAAAGGCGTTCCGCATCGGGCGGGTGTGCACTCAGCGGGCCGCCCGCGGTCAGGGGCACACCACCCGGCTGATGCAGGCCGCGCTGGCCGACGTCGGTGATCACGCGTGCCGGATCAACGCCCAGACCTACCTCGTCGACATGTATGCCAACCACGGCTTCGTCGTCGATGGCGCCGAATTCCTCGAGGACGGGATTCCGCACGTGCCGATGATGCGGCCGGCCGCGCCCATTCTGGCCGAGAAGCCGTGA
- a CDS encoding FGGY family carbohydrate kinase encodes MTVLAIDQGTSGTKAIVVDPHEGVVGLAEVPVHPRYFDGGGVEQSPDELLDSVLTAGREAVARADRPIEAVSLANQGETVLAWDPDTGRALTPAIVWQDRRAESLCAELSEHSEMLAARTGLVLDPYFSAPKMAWLRRNVETAGVVTTSDTWLLHRLTGAFVTDATTASRSLAVDLGATQWSRELLALFELDGERLPDIVGNDETIGTTAAFGGEIPVGGIVVDQQAALLAEACFEQGMAKCTFGTGAFLLANTGSTGVRSTTGLTSSVAWRLGGRDTFCVDGQVYTAASAVRWLCSLGIISGAEEMDAVAAPDSGGVLCVPALAGLAAPWWKSQAAASISGMTLSTGRGHLVLAVLQGIAAQIAELVTAINADTTTPLTTLRADGGLTQSTVLMQACADILQVPVEVYPSAHATALGAAALARLSQHPNQALPEVIADWTPAATYRPGWTPARAADFREQWRALAATTYRDQETS; translated from the coding sequence ATGACCGTCCTGGCTATCGACCAGGGCACCTCGGGTACCAAGGCGATCGTCGTCGACCCGCATGAGGGCGTGGTCGGACTGGCCGAGGTGCCGGTCCACCCGCGGTATTTCGACGGCGGCGGCGTGGAACAGAGTCCCGACGAACTGCTCGATTCGGTATTGACCGCCGGGCGGGAGGCGGTGGCCAGGGCGGACCGGCCGATCGAGGCGGTGTCGCTGGCCAACCAGGGTGAGACGGTGCTCGCGTGGGATCCCGACACCGGGCGTGCTCTGACTCCGGCGATTGTGTGGCAGGACCGCCGAGCCGAATCACTGTGCGCCGAGTTGAGTGAGCACAGCGAGATGCTGGCCGCCCGCACGGGTCTGGTACTCGACCCGTACTTCTCGGCACCGAAGATGGCCTGGTTGCGTCGCAACGTCGAGACCGCCGGAGTGGTCACGACCTCGGACACCTGGCTGCTGCATCGGCTCACCGGGGCGTTCGTCACCGACGCCACCACCGCCAGTCGCTCCCTGGCCGTCGATCTCGGCGCCACGCAATGGAGCCGAGAACTGCTGGCGCTGTTCGAACTCGACGGTGAACGCTTACCAGATATCGTCGGGAACGACGAAACAATAGGCACTACAGCGGCATTCGGCGGCGAGATCCCGGTGGGCGGGATTGTGGTCGATCAACAGGCGGCGCTGTTGGCTGAGGCCTGCTTCGAGCAGGGCATGGCCAAATGCACCTTCGGTACCGGCGCCTTCCTGTTGGCGAACACCGGCAGCACCGGCGTGCGCTCGACGACCGGGTTGACGTCGTCGGTGGCCTGGCGACTCGGCGGCCGTGACACGTTCTGCGTCGACGGTCAGGTGTACACCGCAGCTTCGGCGGTGCGCTGGCTGTGCTCACTCGGCATCATCAGCGGCGCCGAGGAGATGGACGCAGTCGCCGCCCCGGACAGCGGCGGCGTGCTGTGCGTGCCGGCGTTGGCCGGACTGGCCGCGCCATGGTGGAAATCCCAAGCGGCTGCCTCGATCTCGGGGATGACACTGTCGACCGGTCGCGGACATCTGGTGCTCGCTGTGCTGCAGGGAATCGCCGCACAGATAGCCGAATTGGTGACCGCCATAAACGCCGACACCACCACGCCGTTGACCACGCTGCGCGCCGACGGCGGACTGACCCAGTCCACCGTTCTCATGCAGGCGTGCGCCGATATCCTGCAGGTGCCCGTCGAGGTGTATCCGTCCGCCCACGCCACCGCCCTCGGCGCGGCGGCCCTGGCGCGCCTGAGTCAGCACCCGAATCAGGCGCTGCCCGAGGTCATTGCGGACTGGACACCCGCGGCGACCTACCGCCCAGGCTGGACGCCCGCTCGGGCCGCCGACTTTCGTGAGCAGTGGCGTGCACTGGCCGCCACCACCTATCGCGATCAGGAGACGTCATGA
- a CDS encoding cobyrinate a,c-diamide synthase has translation MRSVPSIVIGAPASGSGKTTVATGLVGALRAAGHRVAPFKVGPDFIDPGYHALAAGRPGRNLDPVLVPEDLIGPLYRHGSRDADIAVIEGVMGLFDGRIDEQLVTPARGSTAHVAGLLGAPVLLVVDARGQAHSIAAVLQGFSSFHPGVHIGGVILNRVGTNRHEQVLRQACEAAGVPVLGVIPRHDELAVPSRHLGLVTAVEHGEQARAAVAAMTELIGRHVDLPAVVALASSRVSVPAWAPDGVVGEPTTGSPVVAMAAGKAFSFGYAEHRELLRAAGAEVVEFDPLTDGLPAQTAALVLPGGFPEQYLADLSANAELRAQIRELACHAPVQAECGGLAYLMDDLDGHPMCGVLAGSARFTLRLTLGYREAVAVADSSLHTAGQRIVGHEFHRTTAEFTQNPESAWAFRRDGRPVREGAVRAGVHASYLHTHPAGQPHSVTRFVAHAGLIKLPR, from the coding sequence ATGCGCAGCGTTCCTTCGATTGTCATCGGCGCGCCCGCCTCGGGTAGCGGAAAGACCACCGTCGCAACGGGTTTGGTCGGCGCCCTACGGGCGGCCGGCCATCGGGTGGCCCCGTTCAAAGTCGGTCCGGACTTCATCGACCCTGGCTACCACGCGCTGGCCGCCGGCCGGCCGGGCCGCAACCTGGACCCGGTACTGGTGCCCGAGGACCTGATCGGCCCGCTGTACCGGCACGGCAGCCGCGACGCCGACATCGCCGTGATCGAAGGCGTGATGGGCCTTTTCGACGGTCGCATCGACGAACAACTGGTCACCCCCGCGCGCGGGTCCACCGCCCACGTCGCCGGGCTTCTCGGCGCCCCCGTGTTGCTGGTCGTCGATGCGCGCGGCCAGGCGCACAGCATCGCCGCTGTGCTGCAAGGGTTCTCGTCGTTCCACCCCGGCGTGCACATCGGGGGAGTGATCCTGAATCGGGTCGGCACCAACCGTCACGAGCAAGTGTTGCGCCAGGCGTGCGAAGCGGCCGGGGTGCCGGTCCTGGGCGTGATCCCGCGTCACGACGAGCTGGCGGTGCCGTCTCGGCACCTCGGGCTGGTCACCGCCGTCGAGCACGGCGAGCAGGCCCGGGCGGCGGTCGCCGCGATGACCGAACTCATCGGTCGCCACGTCGATCTGCCCGCCGTCGTCGCTCTCGCCAGCTCGCGGGTGTCGGTGCCGGCGTGGGCGCCCGACGGTGTCGTCGGGGAGCCGACAACGGGAAGCCCCGTGGTGGCGATGGCCGCGGGCAAGGCCTTCAGCTTCGGCTATGCCGAACATCGCGAGCTGCTGCGGGCCGCCGGCGCCGAGGTCGTCGAGTTCGATCCGCTCACCGACGGCCTTCCCGCGCAGACCGCGGCGCTGGTGCTGCCGGGCGGTTTTCCCGAGCAATACCTGGCCGACCTGTCGGCCAACGCCGAGCTGCGCGCCCAGATCCGCGAACTCGCCTGCCACGCGCCCGTGCAGGCCGAATGCGGCGGACTGGCATATCTGATGGACGACCTGGACGGCCACCCGATGTGCGGCGTGCTGGCCGGCTCGGCCCGGTTCACCCTGAGGCTGACGCTCGGCTACCGGGAGGCCGTCGCGGTAGCCGACTCGTCGCTGCACACCGCGGGTCAGCGGATCGTCGGTCACGAATTTCACCGCACGACAGCGGAATTCACCCAAAATCCCGAATCGGCCTGGGCTTTCCGGCGCGACGGCCGGCCGGTGCGGGAGGGGGCGGTCCGCGCCGGCGTGCATGCGTCGTACCTACACACCCATCCCGCGGGCCAGCCGCACTCGGTCACTCGATTTGTGGCACACGCTGGCTTGATTAAGCTGCCCCGGTGA
- the mtr gene encoding mycothione reductase — MEHFDIAIIGTGSGNSILDERYADKKVAICEQGVFGGTCLNVGCIPTKMFVYAAEVAQTVRDAARFGVDAHIDGVRWTDIVSRVFGRIDPLAIGGENYRRSSPNVTVYDSHTRFTGRNGEGYRLRTDAGDEFTADQVVIAAGARAMVPDAIAGCGVDVHTSDTIMRIPELPEHLVIIGGGFVAAEFAHVFSSLGSRVTIVIRGAGMLSHCDDTLCERYTDIAGKKWELRSHRNMVGAHLDGSQTVVELDDGSELPADVVLVATGRKPNGDLLDVHNAGVKLDENGLVVVDEYQRTTARGIFALGDVSSDYQLKHVANHEARVVRHNLLQDWDDTDALMYSDHRFVPSAVFTDPQIASVGLTENEARAAGYKINVKVQDYSDVAYGWAMEDTTGFAKIIVEQDSGKILGAHIMGHQASSLIQPLIQAMSFGLPGQEMARGQYWIHPALPEVIENALLALCGEPPWPPSRRH; from the coding sequence TTGGAACACTTCGACATTGCGATCATCGGGACCGGTTCGGGCAACTCGATTCTGGACGAACGCTACGCCGACAAGAAGGTCGCGATCTGCGAGCAGGGCGTGTTCGGCGGCACCTGCCTGAACGTGGGGTGCATCCCCACCAAGATGTTCGTCTATGCCGCCGAGGTGGCCCAGACAGTGCGTGACGCCGCGCGGTTCGGCGTCGACGCCCACATCGACGGTGTGCGGTGGACCGACATCGTCTCCCGGGTGTTCGGCCGGATCGACCCGCTGGCGATCGGCGGCGAGAACTACCGGCGATCCTCGCCGAATGTCACTGTCTACGACAGCCATACCCGCTTCACCGGCCGCAACGGGGAAGGCTACCGGTTGCGCACCGACGCCGGCGATGAGTTCACCGCCGATCAGGTCGTGATCGCCGCAGGCGCGCGGGCGATGGTGCCCGACGCGATCGCCGGCTGCGGTGTCGATGTCCACACCAGCGACACGATCATGCGCATCCCCGAGCTTCCGGAGCATCTGGTGATCATCGGCGGCGGATTCGTGGCCGCCGAATTCGCGCATGTGTTCTCGTCTTTGGGTAGCCGCGTGACAATCGTCATCCGTGGAGCCGGGATGCTGTCGCACTGCGACGACACGCTGTGTGAGCGGTACACCGACATCGCCGGCAAGAAATGGGAGCTGCGCAGCCACCGCAACATGGTGGGGGCGCATCTCGACGGCTCACAGACGGTGGTCGAGCTCGACGACGGATCGGAATTACCCGCCGACGTCGTGCTGGTAGCCACCGGCCGCAAACCCAATGGCGACTTGTTGGACGTCCACAATGCCGGGGTGAAACTCGACGAGAACGGCCTGGTCGTCGTCGACGAGTACCAACGCACCACGGCGCGAGGCATTTTCGCGCTGGGCGACGTGTCCTCGGACTATCAGCTCAAACATGTGGCCAACCATGAAGCCCGGGTGGTGCGGCACAACCTGCTGCAGGACTGGGACGACACCGACGCGCTGATGTATTCCGATCACCGGTTCGTGCCGTCAGCGGTGTTCACCGATCCGCAGATCGCCTCGGTCGGGTTGACCGAAAACGAAGCCCGCGCCGCCGGTTACAAGATCAACGTCAAGGTGCAGGACTACTCCGACGTGGCCTACGGCTGGGCTATGGAGGATACGACCGGATTCGCCAAGATCATCGTCGAGCAGGACAGCGGCAAGATCCTGGGCGCACACATCATGGGCCACCAGGCATCGTCGTTGATTCAGCCGTTGATCCAGGCGATGAGTTTCGGCCTGCCCGGCCAGGAGATGGCCCGCGGGCAGTATTGGATCCACCCTGCGCTGCCCGAGGTGATCGAGAACGCGCTGCTGGCGTTGTGCGGCGAGCCACCCTGGCCGCCGTCGCGCCGGCACTGA